One Deltaproteobacteria bacterium DNA segment encodes these proteins:
- a CDS encoding metallophosphoesterase: protein MRTLVLGDVHGNLKALRQVLKRSAFDAERDRLVSLGDLYDGHPESADCVELLTGVKNFIWVLGNHDEQVRRWFRDDWKGNKKKKKRWLKRGGGNTILSYLRDGKLRKKLFKRHAGFIERAVLYFIDEKNRLYVHAGLDWGYPVDKQRKERNYYRGRDTFTIESVRREEAGEKFPYEYVFIGHTATNEMYPDCRPVRRANLWNLDQGAGKDGKLTIMDADTFEYWQSGG, encoded by the coding sequence ATGAGAACACTTGTTTTGGGAGATGTTCACGGAAACCTGAAGGCCCTCCGGCAGGTACTGAAGCGCTCGGCATTCGATGCGGAAAGGGACAGGCTCGTATCACTGGGCGACCTGTATGACGGGCATCCCGAATCGGCCGATTGCGTGGAGCTTCTGACCGGGGTGAAGAATTTTATCTGGGTGCTTGGAAATCACGACGAGCAGGTGAGGAGGTGGTTCAGGGACGACTGGAAAGGAAATAAAAAAAAGAAGAAACGGTGGCTTAAAAGGGGAGGCGGGAATACCATCCTGTCTTATCTCAGGGACGGGAAGCTGAGGAAGAAGCTGTTCAAGCGTCACGCCGGGTTCATCGAGCGCGCCGTCCTCTATTTCATAGATGAGAAGAACAGGCTCTACGTCCACGCCGGTCTCGACTGGGGCTATCCTGTCGATAAACAGCGGAAGGAGAGAAATTACTACCGAGGGAGAGATACTTTTACTATTGAGTCAGTCCGCCGTGAGGAAGCGGGGGAGAAATTTCCCTACGAGTACGTATTCATAGGGCATACGGCTACGAACGAGATGTATCCTGACTGCAGGCCGGTCAGGCGCGCTAATCTCTGGAACCTCGACCAGGGCGCCGGGAAGGACGGGAAGCT
- a CDS encoding nucleoside triphosphate pyrophosphohydrolase family protein, which translates to MNFQEYQRKARSFAIYPHRGNEYGFAYVALGLNGEAGEVAEHAKKVMRDDSGAITAERKTHLKKELGDVLWYISNCCSELGISLNEVAEENIEKLSSRKKRGKIKGQGSHR; encoded by the coding sequence ATGAATTTTCAGGAATATCAGAGAAAGGCCAGAAGCTTTGCCATATATCCCCACAGGGGAAACGAATACGGTTTCGCCTACGTCGCGCTCGGACTCAACGGGGAGGCGGGCGAAGTAGCAGAGCACGCGAAAAAAGTAATGCGCGACGACTCGGGAGCCATAACCGCAGAAAGGAAGACTCACCTTAAGAAGGAGCTTGGGGATGTGCTCTGGTATATATCGAACTGCTGCTCCGAGCTCGGCATCAGTCTCAATGAAGTCGCCGAGGAAAATATAGAAAAACTGTCGAGCAGAAAGAAAAGAGGGAAGATCAAAGGCCAGGGAAGCCACAGATAG